GGATTTCACTGCTCTTGGGTAATTTGATGTAGAATATTAgtgctttgttttgttttgttttgttttttgaataGAATATTAGTGCTTTGTTGATTCTCATGTCTGTTGGCTTTATGTACATCACCTATTTGATGAAATGAAACAAATGCTAAGCCATTGCAATATGCACAGGTTGTGGTTGGGAGGGTTACCGGCAATGGCAATGATTTTGGGTACCCACCTCATAGTCATAGGTGTAGTCATTAATTGGTACTAATGTTTTGCTTCTTTTAAATATTGAATGGCTTATTAGCACCTTTGGTCCCCCAGATTTCACAAATGTACAAACGAAGTTCCCCaagtttaaaaatagcattctggTAACCCGATGTTAGGCTCCGTCAACAATTTTGGTCCCTGCCAATTTTcgtccaaaaactaacgttttttgGCTGATGTGGACTTTTTTTTAATGAGTTGGCATGACATTAGGAGAGAGACTGATATtaggattaaaaaataaaaaataacaaaatattaaTTCTTAATCCCTTCTCTTCATCTTAtcttcaccatcttcatctGCAACCTAATCCATCATTCTTCATCCTCAACTTCAaccaaaattcaaaaaatttgaaaacccagatctgaaaATAGCAATAAAAATCGAAATTTGGGAatgaaaaacagaaacaaaactCTCTCTCCATTAATCAATtccttcttctcaatctctccCAAACCTGAACACCAGTAAAGGGAGGCTCCTCATCTTCCATAAATCTTCATTTCATTTACTCCAGAAACCACCACCTTCACTAACACACAAAAAACCATTCAACAAATGGGAACTATGTACCAAAAATAACAAATGGGAACTGAAGACTAGAGTTTTTGTGGGCATTGGTTGAAGATTGATTTGTCTTTTGATTTCCTCTCCTCTCTCAATGCATCTTTCAAAAACATTAATTCACCTGAAATGCAGAGGTTTCAACCACCACGAGCCACCGAACCACATACACATTCATACGAAACAGAACCCACCACCATGAACAACTCAACCAGCCGGATCTGTTTTCCCGTAGGCTGCAACCAGAACAGAGCATCGATAGGCCAAGACCAGCGCCAAATTCACCACCTGCAGAGCCTTCTTCTCCGACGATCCATGCTCTGCTGCTGCCAACTTCTGTGTGACTAGAGGGTGAGAAGATCGAAGCTCCGCTGCAGCCTTCTTCTCTCACGATCCATGCTCCTGCTGCACCGCGGAAGCCGCCATCCTGGATCCTTTGCGAAGCCTCCATTGCGGGCTAGGGAACCTCGCAGATTTCACTCATGCAGCGCCGCACCGGGTTGTCGCCATGACCTCCATCGATCCCAAGTCTCGctcactctctcactctcaaTTTCCTCTGTGTCTAGAagcttcaattttttatttttattttggagatgAAATTTTTTGGACTTTTAGGGTCTGGGAATTAATCACATGTCCAGATTCCAGAAGCTTCAATTTTGCAATATGAGGAAGGGGACAATCACGTGCAGCTCACATGGGACATGGGTCCACTCTCTGACTCTCTCTCCTAATGTCATGCTAACTCATTAAAAAAAAGTCCACATCATctaaaaacgttagtttttggacggaAAACTGGCGAGGAACCAAAACCGTTGACGGAGCCTAACGTCGGGGTAccagaatgctatttttaaacatGGGGGACTCCATTTGCACATTGTTGAAACGTGagagaccaaaagtgctaataagccatattgaattcaaaattatttccaaaagacaatggtataACAAATGGACAAGGTGATTTATGATGGTAGAAATTTCATAACTGGCACACTCAGTTTGGAGGGTCTAGACTCTAGATAGTACCCTGCTCGTATTGG
This portion of the Lotus japonicus ecotype B-129 chromosome 3, LjGifu_v1.2 genome encodes:
- the LOC130744335 gene encoding uncharacterized protein LOC130744335 — its product is MEASQRIQDGGFRGAAGAWIVREEGCSGASIFSPSSHTEVGSSRAWIVGEEGSAGGEFGAGLGLSMLCSGCSLRENRSGWLSCSWWWVLFRMNVYVVRWLVVVETSAFQVVVSGVNEMKIYGR